One genomic region from Campylobacter sp. RM5004 encodes:
- a CDS encoding 4Fe-4S binding protein, translating into METNAPVWVDEKRCKACSICVSYCPMGVIAMRDEPSAVLGQMIEVVNPESCIGCRDCENHCPDFAINVADAKSFKFAKPSQEGKDRAAAIKANNFKKLKA; encoded by the coding sequence ATGGAAACTAACGCTCCTGTATGGGTTGATGAGAAAAGATGTAAAGCCTGTAGTATATGCGTAAGCTATTGTCCTATGGGTGTTATTGCTATGAGGGATGAGCCAAGTGCAGTGCTTGGTCAAATGATTGAAGTGGTTAATCCAGAATCATGTATTGGATGTAGAGATTGTGAAAATCACTGCCCTGATTTTGCGATTAATGTTGCTGATGCTAAGAGCTTTAAGTTTGCAAAACCTTCTCAAGAAGGCAAAGACAGAGCTGCAGCAATTAAAGCTAATAATTTTAAAAAGTTAAAGGCGTAA
- a CDS encoding DASS family sodium-coupled anion symporter, which yields MSKDKIPLAILCILIALSFVFIPVPESLVSIKQAALLKAHPDFSSEKIFSLSLSDARLAWIYLGCFIATILCIILKVMPLGAVSLIAIAFVAISTISVGADISGAARSKAAIKDALSAFSNSLIWLIVISIMLARGIIKTGLGRRLAFYFLSIFGKKTLGIGYSIALSEVFLAPITPSNTARGGGIINPIVQSIAKALGSEPNSPTQNKAGTYLSLVNYQSNPITSAMFITATAPNPLVVKLISDATNANISITWGQWALGMFVPGMCAILLMPLVIYFLSPPELKQTPDARELAKKELAAMGKFSLDEKIMLSIFGLCLFLWAGMPSNFANWFGFSEYSKALSFDPASVAALGLAIALLTGVLKYDELLAEKTAWDTLVWFAALIMLATMLDKLGLAAFLGQELKLAASSLGLSTTFIMIFFTLAFLYSHYFFASTTAHISAMFLVFYKTGLDLGAPPMLYAFMLAAAGNIMMALTHYATGTAPVVFGSGYVSLNRWWIVGFIVSVVDIVVMICVGLVWWKILGFY from the coding sequence ATGTCAAAGGACAAAATTCCATTAGCTATTTTATGTATATTAATAGCTCTTTCTTTTGTTTTTATTCCGGTTCCTGAAAGTTTAGTTTCTATAAAACAAGCAGCTTTATTAAAAGCTCATCCTGATTTTTCAAGTGAAAAAATATTTAGTTTAAGTTTAAGTGATGCTAGACTTGCATGGATTTATTTAGGTTGCTTTATAGCTACGATTTTATGTATTATCTTAAAGGTTATGCCACTTGGTGCAGTTAGCTTAATAGCTATTGCATTTGTTGCAATCAGCACAATTAGTGTGGGTGCTGATATTAGTGGTGCTGCAAGAAGCAAAGCTGCTATTAAAGATGCTTTAAGTGCGTTTTCAAATAGCTTAATTTGGCTTATAGTTATATCAATTATGCTTGCTCGTGGTATTATTAAAACTGGTCTTGGAAGAAGATTAGCGTTTTATTTTTTAAGTATATTTGGTAAAAAAACTTTAGGCATAGGATATTCAATTGCTTTAAGCGAAGTATTCTTAGCTCCTATTACTCCATCAAATACAGCAAGGGGTGGTGGTATTATTAATCCTATCGTTCAATCGATTGCTAAAGCTTTAGGTTCAGAGCCAAATAGTCCTACACAAAATAAAGCAGGAACATATCTTAGCCTTGTAAATTATCAATCAAATCCAATTACATCTGCTATGTTTATCACTGCAACTGCACCAAATCCACTTGTAGTAAAATTAATCTCAGATGCAACAAACGCAAACATTAGCATTACATGGGGGCAGTGGGCTTTAGGAATGTTTGTTCCTGGTATGTGTGCAATATTACTAATGCCTTTAGTGATATATTTTTTAAGTCCGCCTGAGCTAAAACAAACACCTGATGCAAGAGAACTTGCTAAAAAAGAATTAGCAGCTATGGGTAAGTTTAGTTTAGATGAAAAAATCATGCTTAGTATTTTTGGATTATGCTTATTTTTATGGGCTGGAATGCCTAGTAATTTTGCTAATTGGTTTGGCTTTAGCGAGTATTCAAAGGCTTTAAGTTTTGATCCTGCTAGTGTTGCTGCCCTAGGACTTGCGATTGCACTTTTAACTGGGGTTTTAAAATATGATGAATTATTAGCAGAAAAAACTGCATGGGATACTTTAGTATGGTTTGCTGCTTTAATTATGCTTGCAACTATGCTTGATAAATTAGGCTTAGCTGCGTTTTTAGGTCAAGAATTAAAATTAGCAGCTTCATCTTTAGGACTTAGCACTACTTTTATTATGATATTTTTTACCTTAGCATTTTTATATTCTCATTACTTTTTTGCTAGCACAACGGCTCATATTTCAGCGATGTTTTTAGTGTTTTATAAAACGGGGCTTGATTTAGGAGCACCGCCTATGCTATATGCTTTTATGCTAGCAGCCGCAGGAAATATTATGATGGCACTAACTCATTATGCGACAGGAACTGCACCAGTGGTTTTTGGAAGTGGTTATGTAAGTCTTAATAGATGGTGGATAGTAGGATTTATAGTAAGCGTTGTTGATATTGTAGTAATGATTTGCGTTGGCTTAGTATGGTGGAAAATACTAGGATTTTATTAA
- the sucD gene encoding succinate--CoA ligase subunit alpha codes for MSILVNKNTKVIVQGFTGKEATFHAEQCIAYGTNIVGGVTPFKGGETHLGKPVFDTVKEAVSKTGADTSLIFVPPFAVGDSIIEAADAGIKLAVVITEHTPVKDMMFAKAYANKKGMKIIGPNCPGIITADECKLGIMPGFIFKKGNIGVISKSGTLTYEAANQVVLGGYGITTAVGIGGDPIIGLAYKELLAEFEKDEQTKAIVMIGEIGGSLEVEAAKFIKENITKPVVAFIAGATAPKGKRMGHAGAIVGSADESAAAKKEALKSYGVHVVDSPADIGKKIKEILK; via the coding sequence ATGAGTATATTGGTAAATAAAAATACAAAAGTAATAGTTCAAGGCTTTACAGGTAAAGAAGCTACATTTCACGCAGAGCAATGCATTGCTTATGGCACAAATATTGTTGGTGGTGTAACTCCGTTTAAAGGTGGAGAAACTCATCTTGGAAAACCTGTATTTGATACAGTTAAAGAAGCAGTTAGTAAAACTGGTGCTGATACAAGCTTAATTTTCGTTCCTCCGTTTGCTGTTGGCGATAGTATTATTGAAGCAGCTGATGCAGGTATTAAACTTGCAGTTGTAATTACAGAACACACTCCTGTAAAAGATATGATGTTTGCAAAAGCTTATGCAAATAAAAAAGGTATGAAAATTATAGGACCAAACTGCCCAGGAATTATTACAGCAGATGAATGTAAATTAGGAATTATGCCAGGCTTTATATTTAAAAAAGGAAATATCGGCGTAATTTCAAAAAGTGGAACATTAACTTACGAAGCAGCAAATCAAGTTGTTTTAGGTGGATACGGAATTACAACTGCAGTTGGAATTGGTGGAGATCCAATTATAGGACTTGCTTATAAAGAATTATTAGCTGAGTTTGAAAAAGATGAGCAAACGAAAGCTATTGTTATGATAGGCGAAATTGGTGGAAGCTTAGAAGTTGAAGCTGCTAAATTTATAAAAGAAAATATCACTAAGCCAGTTGTAGCATTTATTGCTGGTGCAACAGCTCCAAAAGGTAAAAGAATGGGTCACGCTGGTGCAATAGTTGGAAGTGCTGATGAGAGTGCTGCTGCTAAAAAAGAAGCTTTAAAGAGCTATGGCGTTCATGTAGTTGATTCTCCTGCAGATATCGGTAAAAAAATCAAAGAAATTTTAAAGTAA
- a CDS encoding NADP-dependent isocitrate dehydrogenase, translating to MSIVYTFTDESPALATLSFLPIAKAFLKHANLEVEVADISLAARVMSSFPECLNGQKCEDALAHLGELVKKDGANVIKTPNISASIPQLKACIKELQSKGINVPNYPDEPKNDEEKAIKEKYAKVLGSAVNPVLRQGNSDRRSTKAVKDYAKANPYKTKNFSKDSKSLVSCMNSDDFFSNEKAVLVKENGTVRLFKVVNGVKTELKSFEVVSGEVMDATFMNVAKLDEFYEKQIELCKKEDILFSLHLKATMMKVSDPVLFAHALKVYFKDLFAEFSDEFAKLGINPNNGLSELLSKVENSSKKEQILKRYEEILNTRAPISMVNSDKGITNLHVPSDVIVDASMPAMLKNGAKLWDKNGNEMDTNAVIPDQTYATIYKAVLDDMRANGAINPSVVGSVSNVGLMAKKAQEYGSHDKTFIADLDATYQIELNGEVLISHDVKKGDIYRINLAKPDAIANWIKLAKQRCELSGEQGIFWLDSKRASDRIIIDLVKKELGETFLILSPYEACKKSLEIIRSGKNCISITGNVLRDYLTDLFPILELGTSAKMLSIVPMLNGGAMFETGAGGSAPKQVEQVITENHLRWDSLGEFLALQSSLEFEGNKGNAKAMVLAEAFDEAIASYLNENKAPSRNAKENDNRTSHVYFAIYLANALAKQNKDENMKNHFKNIAENLNSNSSKIIEEYMNEEGKAVDLDGYYVLGEVAEKIMRPSVTFNNIIKSI from the coding sequence ATGAGTATTGTTTATACTTTCACAGACGAATCACCGGCACTTGCTACTCTTAGCTTTTTACCGATAGCAAAGGCTTTTTTAAAGCATGCTAATTTAGAAGTTGAAGTTGCAGATATTTCACTTGCTGCTAGAGTTATGTCTAGTTTTCCTGAGTGCTTAAATGGACAAAAGTGCGAAGATGCTTTAGCTCATTTAGGAGAGCTTGTTAAAAAAGATGGTGCTAATGTTATTAAAACACCAAATATTTCAGCATCAATCCCACAGCTTAAAGCTTGCATAAAAGAATTGCAAAGTAAAGGAATAAATGTTCCAAATTATCCAGATGAGCCAAAAAATGATGAAGAAAAGGCTATTAAAGAAAAATATGCAAAAGTTTTAGGCTCAGCAGTAAATCCTGTTTTAAGACAAGGAAACTCAGATAGAAGAAGCACAAAAGCTGTTAAAGACTATGCAAAAGCAAATCCTTATAAGACTAAAAACTTTAGTAAAGATAGTAAAAGCCTTGTAAGTTGTATGAATAGCGATGACTTTTTCTCAAATGAAAAAGCTGTTTTAGTTAAAGAAAATGGCACTGTAAGATTATTTAAAGTTGTAAATGGTGTAAAAACTGAACTAAAATCATTTGAAGTTGTAAGTGGCGAAGTAATGGATGCAACTTTTATGAATGTTGCAAAATTAGATGAATTTTATGAAAAACAAATAGAGCTTTGCAAAAAAGAAGATATTTTATTCTCACTTCATTTAAAAGCTACAATGATGAAGGTAAGTGATCCTGTGTTATTCGCTCATGCGCTTAAGGTATATTTTAAAGACTTATTTGCTGAGTTTAGTGATGAGTTTGCAAAATTAGGAATAAATCCAAACAACGGCTTAAGCGAACTTTTAAGCAAGGTTGAAAACTCAAGCAAAAAAGAGCAAATCCTAAAAAGATATGAAGAGATTTTAAATACAAGAGCTCCAATTTCAATGGTAAATTCTGACAAGGGCATAACAAATCTTCACGTTCCAAGCGATGTAATAGTTGATGCTTCAATGCCTGCAATGCTTAAAAATGGTGCTAAGTTATGGGATAAAAATGGCAATGAAATGGATACAAATGCAGTTATCCCTGATCAAACTTATGCAACTATTTACAAGGCTGTGTTAGATGATATGAGAGCAAATGGTGCAATTAATCCAAGCGTGGTTGGTTCGGTTAGCAACGTTGGTTTAATGGCTAAAAAAGCTCAAGAATACGGCTCACATGATAAAACTTTCATAGCTGACTTAGACGCTACATATCAAATAGAACTAAATGGCGAAGTTTTAATTTCACATGATGTTAAAAAAGGCGATATTTATAGAATAAATCTAGCTAAACCTGATGCGATAGCTAACTGGATAAAACTTGCAAAACAAAGATGTGAGTTAAGTGGCGAGCAAGGAATATTCTGGCTTGATAGCAAAAGAGCAAGCGATAGAATAATTATTGATTTGGTTAAAAAAGAATTAGGAGAAACTTTCTTAATCTTAAGTCCTTATGAAGCTTGCAAAAAAAGTTTAGAAATAATTAGAAGTGGTAAAAACTGCATATCAATTACAGGAAACGTTTTAAGAGATTATTTAACAGACCTTTTCCCAATTTTAGAATTAGGCACAAGTGCAAAAATGCTTTCAATTGTTCCTATGTTAAATGGTGGAGCAATGTTTGAAACAGGTGCTGGTGGTTCAGCTCCAAAACAAGTAGAACAAGTAATTACAGAAAATCACTTAAGATGGGATAGCTTAGGTGAGTTTTTAGCACTTCAAAGCTCATTAGAATTTGAAGGAAATAAAGGAAATGCTAAGGCTATGGTTTTAGCTGAAGCTTTTGATGAAGCAATTGCTTCTTATTTAAATGAAAATAAAGCACCTAGTAGAAATGCAAAAGAAAATGATAATAGAACAAGTCATGTTTATTTTGCAATTTATTTAGCAAATGCACTTGCTAAGCAAAATAAAGATGAAAATATGAAAAATCACTTCAAAAACATTGCTGAAAATCTGAATTCAAATTCTTCTAAAATTATTGAAGAATATATGAATGAAGAAGGAAAAGCTGTGGATTTAGATGGTTATTATGTTTTAGGCGAAGTAGCTGAAAAAATCATGAGACCAAGTGTTACATTTAATAATATTATAAAATCAATTTAA
- the sucC gene encoding ADP-forming succinate--CoA ligase subunit beta yields the protein MNIHEYQAKEIFAKFGVPTLKGKVAFSVEEAVANAKELGGSVWAVKAQIHAGGRGLGGGVKIAKSLDEVKMYAEKILGMNLVTHQTGPEGKLVRKLYIESGANIEKEYYLALLFNRMEEKITIIASSEGGMDIEKVAAEQPEKIAKVTIDPAIGFKMFHGLEVVKVLGLNKDEGKKLITFIDKLYKLYLAKDANLVEINPLIKTAEGEFFALDAKMSFDDSGLYRNPDIAELKDETEENPAELEASKYGLSYVKLDGDVACMVNGAGLAMATMDIINYSGCKPANFLDVGGGASAETVAKAFEIIMRDKNVKVIFINIFGGIVRCDRIANGVLEATKTTQIDIPVVVRLDGTNAKEAKEILDNSGLKNIHAATDFANGAEIVKSLVK from the coding sequence ATGAATATACACGAGTATCAAGCAAAAGAAATTTTTGCTAAGTTTGGTGTGCCTACATTAAAAGGTAAGGTTGCATTTAGTGTTGAAGAAGCAGTAGCTAATGCTAAAGAATTAGGTGGAAGTGTTTGGGCTGTTAAAGCTCAAATCCACGCAGGTGGTCGTGGTCTTGGTGGCGGTGTAAAAATCGCTAAGAGTTTAGATGAAGTTAAAATGTATGCTGAAAAAATCTTAGGAATGAACCTTGTAACTCATCAAACAGGACCTGAAGGAAAACTTGTTAGAAAGCTTTATATTGAAAGCGGTGCAAATATAGAAAAAGAATATTATTTAGCATTATTATTTAATAGAATGGAAGAAAAAATCACAATCATAGCATCAAGCGAAGGTGGTATGGATATAGAAAAAGTTGCAGCAGAGCAACCAGAAAAAATAGCAAAAGTTACAATTGATCCAGCAATCGGCTTTAAAATGTTTCATGGACTTGAAGTTGTAAAAGTTCTAGGACTAAATAAAGATGAAGGTAAAAAACTAATCACTTTCATTGATAAATTATATAAATTATATCTAGCAAAAGATGCTAATTTAGTTGAGATAAATCCACTTATAAAAACTGCTGAAGGTGAATTTTTCGCGCTTGATGCAAAAATGAGTTTTGATGATAGTGGTCTTTATAGAAATCCTGATATTGCAGAATTAAAAGATGAAACAGAAGAAAACCCAGCTGAACTTGAAGCTAGTAAATATGGCTTAAGTTATGTAAAACTTGATGGTGATGTAGCTTGTATGGTAAATGGTGCAGGTTTAGCAATGGCTACAATGGATATTATTAATTATAGTGGTTGCAAACCTGCAAACTTCTTAGATGTTGGTGGTGGAGCAAGTGCTGAAACGGTTGCAAAAGCATTTGAAATTATTATGAGAGATAAAAATGTAAAAGTAATCTTTATCAATATCTTTGGTGGTATCGTAAGATGCGATAGAATTGCAAATGGTGTATTAGAAGCTACTAAAACAACGCAAATTGATATTCCTGTGGTTGTTCGCCTAGATGGAACAAACGCTAAAGAAGCAAAAGAGATTTTAGACAATTCAGGTCTTAAAAATATTCACGCAGCAACAGACTTTGCAAATGGTGCTGAAATCGTAAAAAGCTTAGTAAAGTAA
- a CDS encoding 2-oxoglutarate ferredoxin oxidoreductase subunit beta, with protein MSFNYDEYLRVDKMPTQWCWGCGDGVVLKCIIKAIAKMGWDMNDVCMVSGIGCSGRMSSYVNCNTVHTTHGRALAYATGIKLANPTKHVIVVTGDGDTTAIGGNHLIHAARRNIDLTHIMINNFIYGLTNSQTSPMTPQGFYTVTAQFGNIDPSFDACELVKAAGASFIARGNVIEANKLENMIYKAMSHEGYSFIDCFSNCHINLGRKNKMGEAVQMLDWISNRSVEKSKFDKLSEEERVNKFPTGILYENKTKPEYCKAYEEVRRAAQANRMVDLNALGGAK; from the coding sequence ATGTCATTTAATTATGATGAATATCTAAGAGTAGATAAAATGCCTACTCAGTGGTGCTGGGGCTGTGGTGATGGTGTTGTTTTAAAATGTATTATTAAAGCTATTGCTAAAATGGGCTGGGATATGAACGATGTTTGTATGGTTAGTGGAATTGGCTGTAGTGGTAGAATGAGCTCTTATGTAAATTGCAATACAGTTCATACTACTCATGGTCGTGCATTAGCTTATGCAACTGGTATAAAACTAGCAAATCCTACAAAACATGTAATCGTTGTAACAGGAGATGGCGATACAACTGCAATCGGTGGTAATCATTTAATCCATGCAGCAAGAAGAAATATAGATTTAACTCATATTATGATTAATAACTTTATTTATGGACTTACAAACTCTCAAACAAGCCCAATGACTCCGCAAGGATTTTATACGGTTACTGCTCAATTTGGTAATATTGACCCAAGTTTTGATGCTTGTGAGCTTGTAAAAGCTGCAGGTGCTAGCTTTATTGCTCGTGGTAATGTAATTGAAGCAAATAAGCTTGAGAATATGATTTATAAAGCAATGAGCCATGAAGGTTATAGTTTTATTGATTGCTTTAGTAACTGCCATATTAACCTAGGTCGTAAAAATAAAATGGGCGAAGCTGTTCAAATGCTTGATTGGATTAGTAATCGCTCAGTAGAAAAATCAAAATTTGATAAATTAAGCGAAGAAGAAAGGGTGAATAAATTCCCAACAGGAATTTTATATGAGAATAAAACTAAGCCTGAGTATTGCAAAGCTTATGAAGAAGTTCGCCGTGCAGCACAAGCAAATAGAATGGTAGATTTAAATGCTTTAGGAGGTGCTAAATGA
- a CDS encoding 2-oxoacid:acceptor oxidoreductase family protein, with protein MKFQLRFGGEGGQGVITAGEILAAAWMEKGGSNKNGGYAIKASTYTSQVRGGPTKVDIILDDNEILFPYAVEGEISFMLSTAQKGYAGFKDGVCEGGIIVVEPNLVKPSEEDRKKFKIIEIPIITIAKDEVGNVATQSVVALAIAVYMSKCMDIEAVKEVMLSHVPAKTRDANAKAYDLGIKYAKEALGE; from the coding sequence ATGAAATTCCAACTAAGATTTGGTGGAGAAGGCGGACAAGGTGTAATTACCGCAGGAGAAATTTTAGCAGCTGCTTGGATGGAAAAGGGCGGAAGCAATAAAAATGGTGGTTATGCTATAAAAGCAAGCACCTATACTTCTCAAGTTCGTGGTGGTCCAACTAAGGTTGATATTATTTTAGATGATAATGAAATATTATTTCCTTATGCAGTAGAAGGAGAAATTTCTTTTATGCTTTCAACTGCTCAAAAAGGCTATGCAGGGTTTAAAGATGGCGTTTGCGAAGGTGGTATTATAGTAGTTGAACCAAACCTTGTAAAACCTAGCGAAGAAGATAGGAAAAAATTTAAAATAATTGAAATTCCTATTATTACAATAGCAAAAGATGAAGTTGGAAATGTTGCAACTCAATCAGTTGTAGCGCTTGCAATTGCTGTTTATATGAGTAAATGTATGGATATTGAAGCTGTAAAAGAAGTAATGTTAAGCCACGTTCCAGCAAAAACTCGTGATGCAAATGCTAAAGCTTATGATTTAGGTATTAAATACGCTAAAGAAGCTTTAGGAGAATAA
- the mltG gene encoding endolytic transglycosylase MltG, whose product MNIKRLFTILFMCLDVFFIFILAILFYLLQPVKSNSVVYVPQGSNAKIITSLNNTKLQFSKLDQYLLLFFGQPQSGWIAISKPQLLRWEFLNELTKNKAALVNITLIPGETSEYFLREVAAKKLNLNPDKLLDELYSQSSRKEGMLTPDTYSIPLGISERLFIKYLLDFTKKRNETISKKVFGDYTEYKFYRFVIVASIIQKEAANESEMPIVASVIYNRLNKGMKLQMDGMLNYGMNSHVKVTPQMIREDNSEFNSYKNSGLPSVSICNVSTPAILAAISPAKTNYLYFMRDKKTGTHKFNTTLQAHEQEVARQR is encoded by the coding sequence ATGAATATAAAAAGACTTTTTACTATTTTATTTATGTGTTTAGATGTTTTTTTCATCTTTATCCTAGCTATTTTGTTTTATTTATTGCAACCTGTGAAGTCAAACTCAGTAGTATATGTTCCGCAAGGCTCAAACGCAAAGATTATAACAAGTTTAAATAATACAAAATTGCAATTTAGCAAATTAGACCAATATTTATTATTATTTTTCGGACAACCTCAAAGTGGATGGATAGCAATATCAAAACCACAGCTTTTAAGATGGGAGTTTTTAAATGAACTTACGAAAAACAAAGCAGCCTTAGTAAATATTACATTAATTCCAGGCGAAACAAGTGAATATTTTTTAAGAGAAGTTGCAGCTAAAAAGCTTAACTTAAATCCTGATAAATTATTAGATGAATTATATTCTCAATCAAGTAGAAAAGAAGGAATGCTTACACCTGATACTTATTCAATTCCATTAGGTATTAGCGAAAGATTATTTATAAAATATTTACTAGATTTTACGAAAAAACGCAATGAAACAATAAGCAAAAAGGTTTTTGGAGATTATACAGAGTATAAATTTTATCGTTTTGTTATAGTTGCAAGTATTATTCAAAAAGAAGCAGCAAACGAAAGTGAGATGCCTATTGTAGCAAGTGTTATTTATAATAGATTAAATAAGGGCATGAAGTTGCAAATGGACGGAATGCTAAATTACGGAATGAATTCACATGTAAAAGTAACACCACAAATGATTAGAGAAGATAATTCAGAGTTTAATTCATATAAAAACTCAGGTCTTCCAAGTGTTTCAATTTGTAACGTTTCAACCCCTGCAATACTAGCAGCAATTTCTCCTGCTAAGACAAATTATTTATATTTTATGAGAGATAAAAAAACGGGAACTCACAAGTTTAACACAACTTTACAAGCTCACGAGCAAGAAGTAGCTAGACAAAGATAG
- a CDS encoding flavodoxin domain-containing protein has product MKKVGIFYATKGGTTKAFAEQIAAKIGADVINIKDVEINALAEYKTLVLMSSSYFFGALAEDWGSKVKLLNTIDFSDKNVAIVGVGGQERHPDSFCSGVADFYDKLAFSGVRFIGEVCSSDYKYTFSRLQHGNALRGLCLDKADGDKNEARINAWVESIKKYL; this is encoded by the coding sequence ATGAAAAAAGTTGGTATTTTTTACGCTACAAAAGGCGGCACAACAAAAGCTTTCGCAGAGCAAATCGCAGCAAAAATCGGTGCTGATGTTATAAATATTAAAGATGTTGAAATAAACGCATTAGCAGAATATAAAACTTTAGTTTTAATGAGCTCAAGCTATTTCTTTGGAGCACTTGCAGAAGATTGGGGAAGCAAGGTAAAATTATTAAATACTATTGATTTTAGTGATAAAAATGTAGCTATTGTAGGTGTTGGCGGACAAGAAAGACATCCTGATAGTTTTTGTTCGGGTGTAGCTGATTTTTATGATAAATTAGCGTTTAGTGGAGTAAGATTTATAGGTGAAGTTTGTTCAAGTGATTATAAATACACTTTCTCAAGACTTCAGCATGGAAACGCTTTAAGAGGACTTTGCCTTGATAAAGCTGATGGTGATAAAAACGAAGCAAGAATTAATGCTTGGGTTGAAAGTATCAAAAAATATTTATAA
- a CDS encoding 2-oxoglutarate synthase subunit alpha, producing MREVISTGNNLIAQAAIDCGCTFFGGYPITPSSEIAHELSHLLPKNNGTFIQMEDEISGISVALGAAMSGAKAMTASSGPGISLKSEQIGLAYIAEIPIVIVNVMRGGPSTGLPTRVAQGDLFQAKSPSHGDMASIAIAPASLEESYNLTITAFNYANKYSTPVFLLMDETVGHMNGKAILPEIKDLKIEPRREFTGDPKEYKPYKAEMNEPATLNPFFKGYRYHVTGLHHGDIGFPTEDGKIVDYNMKRLIGKVKNKVDEIALFEEFMLDDADICIIAYGSVSRAAKEAITRLRAQGYKVGLFRPITLYPVHEKKLAEVCSRFKKILVTELNMGQYLEEIQRASKRDDFASLHRANGRPITPSEIEAKVKESF from the coding sequence ATGAGAGAAGTAATATCAACAGGAAATAACCTAATAGCTCAAGCTGCAATTGATTGTGGTTGCACATTTTTTGGTGGCTATCCTATCACTCCAAGTAGTGAAATAGCTCATGAATTAAGCCATCTTTTACCAAAAAATAATGGAACATTTATACAAATGGAAGATGAAATAAGTGGAATTAGTGTTGCTTTAGGTGCTGCTATGAGTGGTGCAAAAGCAATGACAGCAAGTAGTGGTCCAGGAATTAGCCTTAAATCAGAGCAAATCGGACTTGCTTATATAGCTGAGATTCCAATTGTTATAGTAAACGTTATGCGTGGAGGACCTTCAACTGGCTTACCAACTCGTGTTGCTCAAGGTGATTTGTTTCAAGCTAAATCTCCAAGCCATGGCGATATGGCAAGTATTGCTATTGCACCTGCAAGCTTAGAAGAAAGCTATAATCTAACAATTACTGCATTTAATTATGCGAACAAATATTCAACTCCAGTGTTTTTATTAATGGATGAAACGGTTGGACATATGAATGGTAAGGCAATTTTACCTGAAATAAAAGATTTAAAAATAGAACCACGCCGTGAATTTACAGGTGATCCTAAAGAATATAAGCCATATAAAGCAGAAATGAACGAACCAGCTACTTTAAATCCATTTTTTAAAGGCTATCGCTACCATGTAACAGGACTTCATCATGGAGACATAGGCTTTCCAACAGAAGATGGAAAAATAGTTGATTACAATATGAAAAGACTTATAGGTAAGGTAAAAAATAAAGTTGATGAAATTGCATTATTTGAAGAATTTATGCTAGATGATGCAGATATTTGCATTATTGCTTATGGTAGTGTATCTCGTGCAGCAAAAGAAGCAATTACTAGACTTAGAGCACAAGGCTATAAGGTTGGTTTATTTAGACCTATTACTTTATATCCAGTGCATGAGAAAAAATTAGCTGAAGTTTGTTCAAGATTTAAAAAGATTTTAGTAACAGAGCTAAATATGGGACAATATTTAGAAGAAATTCAAAGAGCAAGTAAAAGAGATGATTTTGCTAGCTTACATAGAGCTAATGGTCGTCCTATTACTCCAAGTGAAATTGAAGCAAAAGTAAAGGAGAGTTTCTAA